The genomic stretch CAGTTCCCAGGGCCAGCCGCTCTTGAGCCATTTGTCGGTGATCTCCACCTGCCAGCCATCGCGGATCAGCTGATCGAAGATCCCGAACTCGTAGCGGATGCCATAGCCGGTGGCAGGGATCTCGAGGCTGGCCAGGGATTCCAGATAGCAGGCGGCCAGGCGGCCGAGTCCCCCATTGCCCAGACCCGGTTCCTCCTCCACGTCGAGGATTTCCTCGAGCGAGTCGATGCCGAAACGGCGCAGGGCTTCGGCCGCTTCGTCCCTGATGCCGAGCATCAGCAGATTGTTGTCCAGCTGGGGACCGATCAGGAATTCGGCTGAGAGGTAGGCCACCACGCGGGCAGGCGTGGCCGAGATCGCTTCGATCCCCGCCAGGTAGCGGGTCATCAGCCGGTCGCGCACCGCGTAGCTGAGGGCCACGTAGAGGTCGTGATGGCTGGCCGTGGGGGCGAGCTTGCCGAGTGTGTAGAAGAGGTGCTCGGTCATGCCGTCGAAGACACCATCGGCCGTCAGGCCGCTGCGATCAGGGTCGGCAAAACAGCCCGGGGTGGGCAGCCTCAGCTGGCTGGGCGGAGCTTCGGTCATGGGGGCGGGGCGAAGGGGGTGAAGCGGCGAAGCTGAACAACGGATGGCGGTGAAACGCGATGCCGGTCCGATCCGTGCGTCTGGCCAGTCTGGCCCAGTCGCGAGGGCGATGCCCCTGCAGGCGGAGCGGGCCGCTGGGCCGGCGCCGGATCCACCGCTGTTCGGTGTGGATTCACTGATGGTGGCCAGGGATTCGTCTGGACAGATTCCGATCCCCGCGGCCGATCCCGTCTAACGTCGCGGCCAACTTCACTCAAGTGCCGCGACACCGGCCTGCATGACCTTTCCGACCCTGCTGCTCGAAATCGGCAACCACAACGTGGAGGTGGCCGAAACCCTGATCGGCGTGGGCCGTTTCCTGCTGATTTTCCTGGCCGCGCGCACCCTGGCCGAGCTGATGGTGCGCCTGCAGCTCCCTACCATCCTCGGCGAGCTGGTGGCGGGCGTGCTGATCGGTCTCTCGGGCCTGCATCTGATCCTTCCACCGGACACCGGGGCGGAGCTGAGCAACTGGTTCACGTCCACCGTGGCCTCCCTCTCTTCGCTGCCGCCCGAGGCGGTCCAGTCGATCTACATCGAGACCTTCCCCAACCTGCAGGCGGTGGCCACCCTCGGCCTGTTCGCCCTGCTTTTCCTGACGGGGCTGGAGAGCGAGCTCGATGAGCTGATGGCGGTGGGAGCCCAGGCCACCACCGTGGCCTGCACGGGCGTGGCCCTGCCCTTCGCCCTCGGCACCTTCGGCCTGCTCTATTTCTTCCACGTGCCGCTGATTCCGGCCATTTTCGCCGGCGCCGCGATGACCGCCACCAGCATCGGCATCACGGCCAGTGTCTTCGGCGAACTCAAATACCTCAAGACCCGCGAGGGGCAGACGGTGATCGGCGCCGCCGTGCTCGATGACATTCTCGGCATCGTGATCCTGGCGGTGGTCGTGGCTGTGGCCGGCGGCGGTGCCCTCGAGGTGGGTCCGATCATCAAGTTGCTCCTGGCCGCGGCCCTGTTCGTCGGCGTCTCCCTCTTCCTGAGCCGCACGGCAGCCCCGGCCTTCGACTGGCTGCTGGATCTGCTCAAAGCCCCCGGCGAGGTGGTGGTGGCCTCCTTTGTGGTGCTCTGCGTCTGCTGTTTCGCCGCCCAGGCCATCGGTCTGGAGGCGGCCCTCGGGGCCTTCGCCGCCGGTCTGATCCTGAGCGGATCCCGCCACACCCACGCGATTCAGGAAACGGTGAAGCCGCTGGTGTCGCTGTTCGCCACCATCTTCTTCGTGCTGATCGGCACCAGCATGGACCTCACCGTGCTCAACCCGATGGACCCCGCCAACCGCCCAGGGCTGGTGATGGCCGCCTTCCTGCTGGTGGTCGCGATCATCGGCAAGGTGGCCTCAGGCTGGACCTATTTCAGCAAGGAGAAGACCAACCGTCTGGTGGTCGGCATCGGCATGATGCCCCGCGGCGAGGTGGGCCTGATCTTCCTCGGTCTGGGCACCCAGGCCGGCCTGCTCACCCCGGCTCTGGAGGCGGCGATCCTGCTGATGGTGATCGGCACCACGTTCCTCTCACCGATCCTGCTGCGGCTTGTGCTCAGCCGCGAGGAGAAGCTGGCCGAGCAGCTGGCCTGATCCTGCGACCGTTTCAGCCGGCCAGGCCCGCGCCGGCTCAGCTCTCGTCGCGCCGTGAGGCCAGGGTCCAGAAGGCCCCGGCCAGCACAGCCATCAACCCCAGGCTGGCGGCCCAGCTGGGGCTCAGCACCCAGCTCAGCCCCAGCTGGGTGATCCCCCCCACGGCAAAGGCCAGCAGCACGCTGCTCAGCAGCAGCACGATCTGACGCAGCCCATCGGAAAGCGGCCCCTCCGCCAGAGCTTCTTCCAGCCGGGACAGGGGCAGCGAGAGGGGCAGGTACAACGCCAGCGCCCACAGGGCCGTTCCCGGCAGCAGGCTGGACAGCTCGAGCACGGAGCGAACCCCCCGAAGTGATCCCTAGCATCGACGACCAAGCCACACCTGCGTTGATCGGCCCTCGCTCCGAGCCCTGGACCCATGGAGGACACGGGGTCCATGCCCTGGCCAGCCGACCGGCTCAGCCCGAGGGCCCGGCTGTTCTGCTGGTGCATGGCTTCGGCGCCTCCACCGACCACTGGCGCTACAACATTCCCGTGCTGGCCGAGCGCCATGAGGTGCATGCCCTCGATCTGCTGGGCTTCGGCCGCAGTGCCAAGACCCAGGGCCTGCCCTATGGAGGAGGTCTCTGGCGGGATCAGCTGGTGGCCTACGTGCGGGAGCGGATCGGCCGGCCCACGGTGCTGGTGGGCAATTCCCTCGGCGGCTTTGCCGCCCTGGCGGCGGGGGTGGCCCTGGGCCCCGATGCGGCCGGGGTGGTGCTGATCAATGCCGCCGGACCCTTCAGCGACGAGCAGGCCGAGCCGAAGGGCTGGGGCGCGATCACCAAGCGCACGATCGGCGGCGCCCTGTTGCGCAGTCCAGTGCTGCAGCGCCTGCTGTTCGAGAACCTGCGCCGCCCGGCGACGATCCGGCGCACCCTCAATCAGGTCTACATCGATCGCACCAACGTGAATGAGGAGCTGGTGGAGGCGATCCGGCGGCCCTCGCTGGATCCTGGGGCCTTCGGCGTGTTCCGCACCGTCTTTGACATCCCCCGTGGCCAGCCCCTGGACGAACTCTTCGCCCAGCTCCAGGCCCCTCTGCTGCTGCTCTGGGGGATCCGCGACCCCTGGATCAACGCCGCCGGGCGCCGCGCCGCCTTCCAGCGCCATGCTCCAGCCGGCACCAGGGAGGTGGTGCTCGATGCCGGTCACTGTCCCCACGATGAAGTGCCCGAGCAGGTGAACGCTGCCCTGCTGGAGTGGCTCGCGAGCCTGCCCGATGCCTGAGCTGCCATGCCCCTGACCCACCGCACCACGCCTTACCCCCACTGGGAGTTCAGCACTGGGGCAGGCGGGGATCTCCTGCGGCTGGTGCCGGAGAGGGGCGGCCTGCTCAGCGGCTGGCGTTGCAACGGGCGAGAGCTGCTTTATCTCGATGAGGAGCGGTTCGCCGATCCGTCTCTCTCGGTGCGGGGCGGCATGCCGGTGCTGTTCCCGATCTGCGGCAACCTCCCCGCTGATCAGCTGCCGCTGCCGCAGGGCAGCTTCACGCTCAAGCAGCATGGCTTTGCCCGGGATCTGCCCTGGGAGCTCGAGGAGCTGGAGGTCGGGGACGGCGTGCGCCTGGGCCTGAGCGAGAGCCCCATCAGCCTGGCGATGTTCCCGTTCCCCTTCCGGCTGCAACTTGAGCTGCGTCCGGAGCCAGCGGCTCTGGCGATCACGGTGCTGGTTCACAACTCCGGGTCGCAACCACTGCCGTTCGCCTTCGGATTGCACCCCTACTTCGCCGTGTCCTCCCTGGCCTCGACGGTGCTGCAGGGCCTGCCGGAGGAGTGCTTCGACCACGGCTCCATGGCGCCCGCTGCTACCGCCCCGCTGCTGGAGCTGCTCGAGCGGGGGGTGGATCTGCTGGTCGAGCCCGCTGGTCCGGTGCGCCTGCTGGATCAGCAGACGGGCCTGGCGTTGGAGCTGCAGGCCGAAGCCCCCTTCGATCTGGCGGTGGTCTGGAGCGATCCTCCCCGCTCGATGGTCTGCCTCGAGCCCTGGACGGCACCCCGGGGCGCTCTGGTGAGCGGTGAGCGGCGGCTGGTGCTGCCTCCCGGGCAGACCTGCCGGCTCGCCTGCCGTTACCAGCTCATCGAGGGTTCCGGGTTCAGCCCTGAGGATCAGGAGTGATCCAACACGGTCCCCCAGACCCATGTCTTGTTCAACATCCGATGGGTGGGCGGGGATGGCATGGACTTCGTCCCTGAGGTGCCGCCCTTGGGCACTCGCTTCCAGGACAGGGAGTCTGGGGCGGACAGGCGGGATTCTCCGGCCTGTCGACCAGCCCCGGGATTCACGCCCTGGTAGCGACCATCACAGCGCCAGGCTCCTGATGGGGTGAGGGTTCGGAGGCGGAAGCAGCTTCTAGGGTTCCGGTTGGCGTCAGTTCGCTTCGGCGAGCCCGGCGCGGCGTCTGGTCCGAGAGAAGCTCACCGGGGTCACCCGGTTGCACGGAGGGATAAAAGCCCGGGAGACCGCACCCCCCCCCCCACCTCCGTGTTGTGCCATGACCGCATCTTCAGGCCCGGAAGGGGCCTTCGACCGTTGTATGCAGGCCTCGCCCGCTGGCCGCCAGGGCGCCGAGGCCCTTGAGAAGGAGGCCCGGCTGCCTCTCACCGGCTGGCAGCAGGAGGTGGATCAGGGCCTGCGCTATGGACTCGAAGCGGCCGAGAGCATCGTCGATCGGCGCATCTCCACCTTCTCCCGCGGTGAGCTGCCCCACTACGCGGGCATCAACACCTTCATGAAGGCGCCCTACATCGAAGACGTGTATCGCGTCGGCGAGTTCGATGTGGCGATCCTGGGCGTGCCCCACGATTCCGGCACCACCTACCGTCCCGGCACCCGCTTCGGCCCCCAGGGCATCCGGCGCATCTCGGCGCTCTACACGCCCTACAACTACGAAATGGGTGTGGATCTGCGCGAGTCGATCAGGCTCTGCGATGTCGGCGACATCTTCACGATCCCCGCCAACAATGAGAAGAGTTTCGATCAGATCTCCAAGGGCGTGGCTCACGTGTTCGCGAGTGGCGCCTTCCCGATCATCCTCGGCGGCGATCATTCGATCGGCTTCCCCACCGTGCGCGGGGTCTGCCGTCACCTGGGTGACAAGAAAGTCGGCATCATCCACTTCGATCGTCATGTCGACACCCAGGAGATCGATCTCGACGAGCGCATGCACACCTGCCCCTGGTTCCATGCCACCAACATGGCCAACGCCCCGGCCCAGAACCTGGTGCAGTTGGGCATCGGCGGCTGGCAGGTGCCGCGCGAGGGGGTGAAGGTCTGCCGGGAGCGGGGCACCAACGTGCTCACGGTCACCGACATCTGCGACATGGGCCTGGAGGCGGCGGCTCAGTTCGCGATCGAGCGCGCCACCGATGGCACCGACTGCGTCTACATCTCCTTCGACATCGACTGCATCGATGCCGGCTTCGTGCCGGGTACGGGCTGGCCTGAGCCCGGCGGCCTGTTGCCGCGCGAAGCGCTCAAGCTGCTGGAGCTGATCGTGCGCAACGTGCCGGTCTGCGGCCTTGAGGTGGTGGAGGTGTCGCCCCCCTACGACATCAGCGACATGACCTCGCTGATGGCCACGCGGGTGATCTGCGACACCATGGCTCATCTGGTGG from Synechococcus sp. CBW1107 encodes the following:
- a CDS encoding alpha/beta fold hydrolase; this translates as MIGPRSEPWTHGGHGVHALASRPAQPEGPAVLLVHGFGASTDHWRYNIPVLAERHEVHALDLLGFGRSAKTQGLPYGGGLWRDQLVAYVRERIGRPTVLVGNSLGGFAALAAGVALGPDAAGVVLINAAGPFSDEQAEPKGWGAITKRTIGGALLRSPVLQRLLFENLRRPATIRRTLNQVYIDRTNVNEELVEAIRRPSLDPGAFGVFRTVFDIPRGQPLDELFAQLQAPLLLLWGIRDPWINAAGRRAAFQRHAPAGTREVVLDAGHCPHDEVPEQVNAALLEWLASLPDA
- a CDS encoding cation:proton antiporter, with the protein product MTFPTLLLEIGNHNVEVAETLIGVGRFLLIFLAARTLAELMVRLQLPTILGELVAGVLIGLSGLHLILPPDTGAELSNWFTSTVASLSSLPPEAVQSIYIETFPNLQAVATLGLFALLFLTGLESELDELMAVGAQATTVACTGVALPFALGTFGLLYFFHVPLIPAIFAGAAMTATSIGITASVFGELKYLKTREGQTVIGAAVLDDILGIVILAVVVAVAGGGALEVGPIIKLLLAAALFVGVSLFLSRTAAPAFDWLLDLLKAPGEVVVASFVVLCVCCFAAQAIGLEAALGAFAAGLILSGSRHTHAIQETVKPLVSLFATIFFVLIGTSMDLTVLNPMDPANRPGLVMAAFLLVVAIIGKVASGWTYFSKEKTNRLVVGIGMMPRGEVGLIFLGLGTQAGLLTPALEAAILLMVIGTTFLSPILLRLVLSREEKLAEQLA
- a CDS encoding galactose mutarotase, whose protein sequence is MPLTHRTTPYPHWEFSTGAGGDLLRLVPERGGLLSGWRCNGRELLYLDEERFADPSLSVRGGMPVLFPICGNLPADQLPLPQGSFTLKQHGFARDLPWELEELEVGDGVRLGLSESPISLAMFPFPFRLQLELRPEPAALAITVLVHNSGSQPLPFAFGLHPYFAVSSLASTVLQGLPEECFDHGSMAPAATAPLLELLERGVDLLVEPAGPVRLLDQQTGLALELQAEAPFDLAVVWSDPPRSMVCLEPWTAPRGALVSGERRLVLPPGQTCRLACRYQLIEGSGFSPEDQE
- the speB gene encoding agmatinase, whose amino-acid sequence is MQASPAGRQGAEALEKEARLPLTGWQQEVDQGLRYGLEAAESIVDRRISTFSRGELPHYAGINTFMKAPYIEDVYRVGEFDVAILGVPHDSGTTYRPGTRFGPQGIRRISALYTPYNYEMGVDLRESIRLCDVGDIFTIPANNEKSFDQISKGVAHVFASGAFPIILGGDHSIGFPTVRGVCRHLGDKKVGIIHFDRHVDTQEIDLDERMHTCPWFHATNMANAPAQNLVQLGIGGWQVPREGVKVCRERGTNVLTVTDICDMGLEAAAQFAIERATDGTDCVYISFDIDCIDAGFVPGTGWPEPGGLLPREALKLLELIVRNVPVCGLEVVEVSPPYDISDMTSLMATRVICDTMAHLVVSGQLPRRQRPAWLHDTCNMAVDQAWR